The following nucleotide sequence is from Anaerococcus sp. Marseille-Q7828.
AAGAACATTGTATATATCATAGCCGATCAATTGAGATATGATTTCATCAATATCAACGGCAATGAATATATAGACACTCCAAATTTAAATATGATGGCAAGTGAGGGATACAACTTTACCAACACCTACACAGCGGTATCCTCATGTATATCTGCAAGAGCTGCTATTCACACTGGGCTTTCACAAGAAAGTCATAAGAGAGTAGGCTATGAAGATGGTGTGAAATGGGATTATGAAAATATGTTGGCAGAAGTTTTTTCCCAAAATTGTTACCACACCCAATGTGTAGGCAAGATGCACGTATATCCAACAAGAAGTTTGTGTGGATTTAACAATATTATCTTGCATGATGGATACTTGCACCATAGCCGCAAGGCAGGTGGAGCTTATGGGGAAAATTTTGAGCAAACTGACGATTATCTATATTGGCTAAAAAATGAATTTGGTATGGAGGCTGACCTAATAGATTCGGGTATATCCTGCAATTCTTGGAATGCCCGTGCCTTTAGCTTGCCAGAATATGCTCATCCAACCAATTGGGTAACGAGTCAGGCTATAGATTTTTTAAGAAGACGTGACCCAGAAAAGCCATTTTTCTTAAATATATCCTATGTAGCACCACATTCACCACTAACACCACCATCATATTATTTTGATAAATACAAAGACAAGGAAGTTTTGCCTATAATCCATAGTGATTGGGATTTCTTTAATGACAAAAATTACAATATAAATGCTATTTATGGAGATATAGGCGAAGAGAAAATCAAAAATGCTAGGCGAGCTTATAGTGGCTTGGTAGAACAAATCGATCACCAAGTAGGAAGATTCTTAATGAAACTTGGAGAGTACGATTTATTAGAAGATACCATTATAATCTTTGGTTCAGACCACGGAGATATGATAGGTGACCACAATTTCCTAAGAAAATCTGTCCCATACCAAGGGTCTATCCACATACCATTAATAGTATATGACCCAGGTAAAAACTTGGGAGAAAATGAGACTAGCAATCTTGATGAAATAGTAGAACTAAGAGATATAATGCCAAGCTTACTAGACTTCTGCGACCTAGAAATACCAGAAAGTGTAGAAGGCAAATCAGTAAAAGATTTAATCAAAGGCACAAAAGAAAGTCAGAGAGACTACCTTCACGGCGAACACGCTTATGGAGACCTATCAAACCACTACATCCTTGATAAAAATTACAAGTACATTTGGTACAGCCAAAGTGGCAGAGAACAACTTTTTGATATGAAAAATGATCCAAAAGAGCTCAATGATCTTATGGAAGATTCTACAAATGATGATTTAATAAAAGACTACCGAAATAAGCTAATCAAAGAACTAAAAAACAGACCAGAAGGCTATGTAAAGGATGGTAAGCTTGTAGTGGGTTGTGAGATTAAAGATACTTTGGGATAAAAAGTGAGCCTAGTTAGGATAAATTAATCTTAGCTAGGATTTTTATTTAACTTATTACTGTTAATGGCCTTAACAATTAAACTTTTAATATTAAATATTTAGGTGTATGGTAATTTTGAGGTGTTATATGAAAAGAGATATATATGAGGAAGAAATATTAGACAACTGGGCTAGTTTTGATGATTCTAGAGAGGAAACAGATAGGAAATATGAAAAGCTTAGCATGCTTTTGGATCCCATGTATGATTTTGTTCTAGCATTTTCAAACTATTATAATACAAGAAGAAATTATGGCATAGGTCCAGATCTTACCATGATTGAAGTTCACATTCTAACACAGATAGCTGACAATCCAGGTATCACAGTGACAGAACTTGCAGAAATATGGCATAGATCCACTTCGGCCATATCACAAACAGTTAGAAAGTTGATGAAACAAGATTTAGTTTATAGGGAAAATTCTAAAGAAAATGGTAAGATTTTTAATCTTTATACAAGTGAATTTGGAAATGAATTAGCTCTTAGTCATAAAAAATATGACAATATAGATATATTAAAAACAAGAAAGAAACTTTTAAACGAATTTTCAGTAGAAGAGTTGCTTGCCTTTGACAAGGTGTGCAAGGCCTATACTGATATTCTATGGAATCATACAAAATAGAATAAACATACACTTAAAAATAGCCAGAAGATACGAAAAAATTCATATTCTTATTGCTATTTTTTTTGTTTAGATATATAATATGAACGAGACAGTTTAGAACCTTAACTATTTAATATGTTAACAAGCGCATTAGAAGGGGGATTTATGAAATACGATTTTGATAATAAAGTTGACAGATCAGGAACAAATGCCGCAAAATTGATAGGTTACAAGAGTTATATTTTTCATGCCGACGATACCATGGAATTACCATTTAAAGATGATGAATTTATACATTTATGGGTAGCAGACATGGAATTTGCTTGTGCACCAGAAATACTGGATGCTATCAGAGCTAGGCTTGATAGACAAATATTGGGTTACACAGTAAATTCAGACTCAAGATTATATGATGCACTGAATACTTGGTGCAAAGAGAGATACGATTTTGAATTTAAAAGGGAAGAATTAGTATTATCTGCGGGTGTAGTGCCAGCAATAGTTAGACTGATTAGTTACATTGTAAAAGATAACGAAAAGGTACTATTCAACACACCAGCTTACGGTCAATTTGCAAATGCTTGCCGAATAAACCAAAAAGAGTACATAACAAGTGATTTGATAAAAGATAAAGATGGGAAATATACAATAGATTTTGAAGATATGGATAAGAAGATGGCCCAAGCTGACGTACCTTTGTTCATACTTTGCAATCCTCATAATCCAACAGGTAGATCATGGAGTGAGGAAGAGTTAGAAAAAATAACTGAATTAATTAAAAAACATGATATGTGGGTTATATCAGATGAAATTCACTGTGACCTAAGAAGAGCAGATGCTTCAAAGCATATACCTCTAGGAAAAGTAATGCCAGATTATGATAAATTAATTACATGTATGGCAGCAAGCAAATCATTTAACGTTGCAGGTCTATCTGAATCATCAATCATAATAAGAAATGAAAAATTGAGAAAACAATGGCTATTTTATAGCGATGGCCTAGTAAATCCACTAAGCCACGAAGGAACAATAGCAGCTTACACAAAGGGATCTGATTGGCTTAAAGAATGTAATGAATATTTAGATGGAAACTTTGAATTAGTTAATACCTATTTAAAGGAAGAATTGCCTGAAATAATAATAACACCATCAGAAACCACATATCTAGCATGGGTAGACTTCTCAAACTACTTTGAAGAAAATGAAAAAGTAGAACTATTCTTTGCAACAAAAGCAGGAGTTCTCATAGAAGCGGACAAAGCATTTGTAGATAACGCTAATAGGATGGTAAGAATAAATATAGCTTGTCCAAGAGACTATTTAAAAGAGGGTCTTGAAAGAATGGTCGATTCAATAAAAAATAAACATGACGAACCATTTTTTGATTAAACTTCTAAAACAACTTAATAATTAAAGAGGGAAAATATGAAAGAAAAAGTAACATTTGAATCGACAAGCAATCAAAAAGTTGTAAAAAATGAAGAAAGAAACCTAGGTTTGTTAAATGTATTTAATTTAGGATTTGGTGGTGCAATAGGATCAGGAATATTTGTCTTGCTTGGTCTTGCTATAGGGGCTACTGGTAAATCAATTATAATATCAGTGTTGCTAGGAATAGTTGTGATGACTTTGGCCTATTTTTTCAATATTCTTCTAGCATCTATGTTTATGTTGCCAGGAGGAGACTATGCACAGAAAGCTATAGCTATGAATCCATTCTTCACAGGTCTAAGCGCTTATATTACAGTAATAAGTGGGTTAGCTGTATCAATGTATTCGTTAGCTGCA
It contains:
- a CDS encoding MarR family transcriptional regulator, whose amino-acid sequence is MKRDIYEEEILDNWASFDDSREETDRKYEKLSMLLDPMYDFVLAFSNYYNTRRNYGIGPDLTMIEVHILTQIADNPGITVTELAEIWHRSTSAISQTVRKLMKQDLVYRENSKENGKIFNLYTSEFGNELALSHKKYDNIDILKTRKKLLNEFSVEELLAFDKVCKAYTDILWNHTK
- a CDS encoding aminotransferase class I/II-fold pyridoxal phosphate-dependent enzyme, whose product is MKYDFDNKVDRSGTNAAKLIGYKSYIFHADDTMELPFKDDEFIHLWVADMEFACAPEILDAIRARLDRQILGYTVNSDSRLYDALNTWCKERYDFEFKREELVLSAGVVPAIVRLISYIVKDNEKVLFNTPAYGQFANACRINQKEYITSDLIKDKDGKYTIDFEDMDKKMAQADVPLFILCNPHNPTGRSWSEEELEKITELIKKHDMWVISDEIHCDLRRADASKHIPLGKVMPDYDKLITCMAASKSFNVAGLSESSIIIRNEKLRKQWLFYSDGLVNPLSHEGTIAAYTKGSDWLKECNEYLDGNFELVNTYLKEELPEIIITPSETTYLAWVDFSNYFEENEKVELFFATKAGVLIEADKAFVDNANRMVRINIACPRDYLKEGLERMVDSIKNKHDEPFFD
- a CDS encoding arylsulfatase is translated as MKKNIVYIIADQLRYDFININGNEYIDTPNLNMMASEGYNFTNTYTAVSSCISARAAIHTGLSQESHKRVGYEDGVKWDYENMLAEVFSQNCYHTQCVGKMHVYPTRSLCGFNNIILHDGYLHHSRKAGGAYGENFEQTDDYLYWLKNEFGMEADLIDSGISCNSWNARAFSLPEYAHPTNWVTSQAIDFLRRRDPEKPFFLNISYVAPHSPLTPPSYYFDKYKDKEVLPIIHSDWDFFNDKNYNINAIYGDIGEEKIKNARRAYSGLVEQIDHQVGRFLMKLGEYDLLEDTIIIFGSDHGDMIGDHNFLRKSVPYQGSIHIPLIVYDPGKNLGENETSNLDEIVELRDIMPSLLDFCDLEIPESVEGKSVKDLIKGTKESQRDYLHGEHAYGDLSNHYILDKNYKYIWYSQSGREQLFDMKNDPKELNDLMEDSTNDDLIKDYRNKLIKELKNRPEGYVKDGKLVVGCEIKDTLG